The sequence AAGCTATTACAAGATCATTTCGCCGAACTGGCAACTGAGCAATGATACTTCTTGTAGAATAAAAACAGAGCAGGAGGAAGCGATCTGTGGAATATCAAGTATTTGTTCAAAATCCAGGCGATCGGCAATTTGTAGCTTCGGTACTAGGAATGCCTACAGTATATGTAGAAGGCACGACAGAAGAAGAGGCTATAGCCAAAGCAAAAGCCGTTTTGGAGTCTCAACTCGCTACAGGAAAATTTGTCCCTATTCAAGTAGATTTACCCAATTTTACAGATCGATCTAGGTTTCATCTGCAATATGCTGGCATTTTTGAGGACGATCCAACATTTGACGATTGGATGGAAAAACTTGCCAATATTCGTAAAGAAGCAAATACTATAGAAGATCCATAATGAATCTCTATGTTCTAGATACCGACCATCTTAGCCTTTACGGACGTAACCACCCAAAAATCGTTAATAGACTCAGGGCAAGTCAAGGACAGATTGCGACAACTGCAATTAACGTTGAAGAACAGTTGCGCGGGAGATTGGCACAGATTGATGCAGCAAGGAAAAATGCAAAAGATGTGGCCAATTTGTGTATGGCATATCAGCTATTGGTAGAAACAATGCTTTTGCTGTCAGAATTTCAGGTGCTTCAATATAATACAGATTCCTATGCGATTTATCAGTCTCTTAAGGCTAATCGGCTCCGGGTTGGAGCGCAAGACCTACGCATTGCATCGGTTGCATTAGCTCATGAAGGCATTCTTCTTACTAGAAATATACAAGATTTTGAGAAAATTCCTAATCTTGCAATTCAAGACTGGTCAGTCTAGTTAAAGTTTCATTAATATTTCTCAAATCAAGCGATATACGGTGCGATCGCCTTAAGAGCTTCATTCTCAGCCTGCTGTGCGTGATGCAAATCCCAACATAATTGCAGATTAAGCCAAAAGTCAGCCGAAGTCGAAAAGAACTTCGCCAAGCGCAGGGCAGTACTTGGGGTTACACCTCGACGACCATTAATAATCTCATTCAGGCGTTGATAAGGAACATGAATCGCCTGTGCTACCTCTCGTTGGGTCAGACCCATTGGAACGATAAACTCTTCCAATAGAATTTCGCCAGGATGTGTTGGTAAGCGATGAGTAGGTATACGTATCATAAGCAAAGATAGAATTCTTCGTAGGTTTGATATCTTTCCAAACGCGATCGCAATTTAATGATAGTCCGTAATTTCTACGCGATCGGCTCCAGCATCAGTCCAAACCAAGCAAATTCGATATTGGTCGTTAATGCGAATGCTATTCTGCCCCTTGCGATCGCCAACTAAAGCCTCTAGCCGATTTTTAGGCGGCACGCGCAGATCGCCTACCACTGTAGCAGCATTGAGTTGGTCGAGTTTTCGACCCGCCACTTTCCAGATTGACTCTGGACAAGTATTGCGTGCTGCCTGAGTATTTTTGCCATTAAAAATATCTTCAGTGCCTTGATTCTTAAACTAGACGATCGTAGTAACATGATAGCACGGTACTCATGCTAGTACACAACGTCAATACAGCAAAATATAAAGATTAAACCTATTCAAACAGGTCTGCCTTATCTATATCCCTAGTCTGCTTTAGCCGACTTCAGCTCTGAGCCAAGAAATTGATTTCTTAGATTTGTGGGATAATGATGGGTAAGTCCTACATAGCTTGGAAATTTGCAAGCCTCTCTATTGCTAATATCTTCGCGATCGCCCACTTTATCCCTGAGCAAGAAAACTTTTTGTAGTTTGAGGTAGAGAGTCTTGGGAAGATTTGGATCGAGTGACAAACCTATTGGGATTTGGCCGAAACTCTATTGTTTCTGGGCTGCGCTTGCGATTTGCTCGGCAGTTGCTCTGGCTGGTTTCTCATCCGCGAGCATTACTCGGCTCTTGACGATCGCGTTTCTCTTTGGACAAATTGCGTTGCGTTCGACATTAGTAAAGGCTTTTTCCTGGCTTTCACCAAGAACTCGATTTATTGCTTTAGGCACCGTTCTTGCTATGGTGGTGGAGGGCTTTCATATGATTTCCATGCCAGTTTTTTTATCGTTACGCATTGGCTGGAATACTTCTCTTTTGCAAGGATCGCTTCAATATGCGCTCGATCTAATCTTTACCGTGCCCGCCTATATTGTAATTTTCTCAGTTATCTGGTACTTCATTAATCGATATAAATATACGCTTTGGCAGTACGTTTTTGTCATGGGACTGGCGCAAGCATTAGGCGATGGCGGTCTCTTTTTTTTCCTAGGCGCACCATCAATGATTTTCTTTTTACCCTATCCAATGACGAATTACCATGCCATCAATATCATTCCTTTTCTGTCGGTGCGCGATCGCCTGAGCCAAGAGCGATCGTCGGGCGCTTTTGCTTACTTTGCTATTCCAGGGGTAATTGGAACCTATTTTATCTGCGGAGCGATCGTAAAATTCCTGGGTAAGTCTTTGGGGCTGGAATAAAAACATCAAAAGCTAGATTTTCGGTTTAACGACGATTTGTTAAACTCTCAAAAGTTAATAACAATCTTAAATTTTTTAGAAACTGCTGTTTCTGAATGCATTAATACATTCAGGTTAAGGCAAAATTTGCTAGGTTTATTTACTAGGTTAAAAATTATACCAATTTAATACGGTAAACCAATTTAATGCAGTAAACAGGACAGATCGAAACGGGTGAAGGTGTTCCAACCCCCTCGTGGGGTCAACGCCCCCACCCCTTAATATGTAACCCAAGCAATTTAAATTAGTATAGCGATGCTAAATCATTTACGAACGGGGTGCAGGGGTAGAACACGGCAGTGGCTCTAGGGGGAAACCCCCAAGACTGCCCTGCCTCCCCTGCGTGGGGTGCAGCCCCACAACCCCTTTTTCACAAATCATTTGCGATTGCTATATTAGAGTCCGGATAGTCTCCAGGAGAGTATTGTGTTTGAATATCTTCCGCCTTTAAACGATCGCAACTTGCCCTACCCGGACACAATTCATCCGATCGTGGTGCATTTTGTGATTGCAATGGTGTTGTTTGCCTTTATCTGCGATGCGATCGGCTTTTTTACGCGCAATCCTCGCTTGTACGAAGTAAGTTGGTGGAACCTGTTCTTTGCCACCATTTCCATCTTTATTGCAGTGATTTTTGGGCAAATTGAAGCAGGTTTATCCGACCCCTATACAGCCGTGGCACCGGTATTGAACTTGCATACGCTGCTGGGATGGTCGCTTTCGGGAATTATTGCTGCCGCGACGGGATGGCGCTACGTGATTCGTTCCCGCGATCCGAAACAGTTGCCGATCGCCTATTTAGGTATGGGAGTGCTGCTAACGGTTTTAACGTGTTTCCAAGTTTATCTGGGCGACGAACTGGTTTGGGTGTATGGCTTGCATACCGAAGCAGTAGTAGAAGCGACCAAAGGAGGAGTTTTGCAATGAACGAAACTGCTTTCGATCCACTGCGAGAGATTGGTGCCAATGGCTTGCCCTATGCCATCCCCATTCATCCCAATTTAGTGCATCTGACGTTGGGGTTGTTTATCGTGGCGATCGCCTTCGACATCGTTGGCGTTCTGTTTCCCCTCGAAAAACCCGTGTTTAAGTTCCTGGCAATTCCAGCTACGCGTTCCAATTTCTTCGATGTGGGCTGGTATAACATGCTGGCTGCCGCCATCATCACATTTTTTACGGTTGCAGCGGGTTTTTACGAAATCATGCTCGCCGATCCACCCGCAAACATTAAAAGTGACTGGGGATTGAAAGCCATGGAAACCATGCTCTGGCACGGTGTTGGTGGTGTGTTATTGTTAGCGGCGATCGTGGCAATGACGGTCTGGCGAGGCTTTCAGCGCTTCCTCTGGCGCAAAGATTTATCCAGACAAGTACAGTGGAGCTATTTGTTAGTGGGTTTGGGCATCTTTTTTCTCATGTTCCTCCACGGTACGCTTGGCGCGCAAATGGCATCCGAGTTTGGCGTGCACATCAGCGCCGATCGCCTGTTATTGTTAAGTAAAGATTCTCTTCTATTGTCGAAATAGTATCTCGAAATAGTATCGCTCGTAATTATGAAAACTCGTACGATTTTGACGTTAGTCGCGATCGCGATCGCGCTAACTGCGATTAGTTTGTGGATGGGGCAGCAGTCGTATTCCTGGTTTCCGCCGCAGGCTTCGGCTGAGTCCATCGAGATCGATAATTTGTTCAGCTTTCTCGTATCGCTTGGCACGTTCATTTTCCTGGGCGTTGCGGGAACTGTAATCTACTCAGTTCTGTTTCAGCGGGCTGGCAAATACGATGACAGCGATGGGCCGCACATTGAGGGCAACGTCACGCTAGAAGTTGTCTGGACGGCAATTCCCATTTGTCTGGTGATTTGGATTGCGGGCTACAGCTACCAGATCTACGACCGCATGTCGATTCTCGGACCGATGGAACACGTACACATGGGTATGCCAGCCGTTGAAGCCGCTCCGCTCGCCGATTCTACCAGCCGCGAACCATCCATACCTGCGGCGGAACCGAAGGAAAGGATTGAAGTGCGGGCGCGCCAGTGGGCTTGGGAGTTTCGCTATCCCGATCGCCGTATCACGAGCACGGAACTGCACTTGCCCGTTAATCGACGGATCGAATTGGCGCTGAATTCTGAAGATGTCTTGCATGGTTTCTTCGTCCCTGCCTTCCGCATCAAACAGGATGTCGTTCCCGGTCGAGCGATCGACTTTGAGTTTACGCCAATTCGCGAAGGTACCTACCGACTGCGCGATTCGCAATACAGCGGCACCTATTTCGCTGCCATGCAAACAAATGTCGTGGTCGAGTCACCAGAGTCCTATCAGCAATGGCTGACAGATGCAGCCAACCGTACTCCCGCCACAGCTTACAACCAAGCTTTTGCGGAATATCGCCGCGCTCAAGAAAGCGGTACGGCGGGATGGAAAACCGTCATCCCCGCACCTCCACCTGTTGTCAATTACGCTAATTCCGAAGAGAGTGCCTCATGACCAATATTTCCGTTGACGCGATCGCGAAACTGCCCGGACAGCCTGACGCGCCACATAACTGGAAGCGATATTTCAGCTTCAGCACCGACCATAAAGTCATTGGCATTCAATATATTGTCACTTCCTTCTTTTTCTTCTTGGTGGGTGGACTCCTTGCCATGATTATGCGCGGCGAACTGATCACGCCGGAAGCGGATCTCGTCGATCGCGCCGTATACAATGCCCTGTTCACCATGCACGGCAGCATCATGCTATTCCTGTGGACGTTCCCCGTCCTGGTGGGTTTGTCCAACTACCTCGTGCCCTTGATGATCGGTGCCCGCGATATGGCATTTCCGCGCCTGAATGCAGTGGCGTTCTGGATGGTACCCGTGTTGGGCACGATTATGATGGCTAGCTTTTTGGTGCCGGGAGGCCCATCCCAATCAGGTTGGTGGGCTTATCCACCAGTAAGCTTGCAGAATCCCACTGGTAACTTAATCAACGGTCAGGTGCTGTGGATTCTAGCGGTGGCGATTTCTGGCATATCGTCAATTATGGGCGGGATTAATTTCGTCGCGACGATCGCGCGGATGCGCGCACCGGGCATGACCTGGTTTCGGATGCCCGTGTTTGTCTGGACGGTATTGGCAGCGCAAATCATTCAACTGTTTGGCTTACCCGCCCTGACCGCCGGAGCGGTGATGCTGCTGTTCGACCTTACGGTTGGCACCAGCTTCTTCAACCCAGCCAAGGGCGGCGATCCTGTCCTGTTCCAGCACTTTTTCTGGTTCTATTCCCACCCGGCGGTATACGTGATTATCCTGCCCATTTTTGGCGTGTTTTCGGAACTGTTTCCGGTCTACGCCCGCAAACCATTGTTCGGTTACAAGGTAGTAGCCGTATCGTCTGTAATTATTACAGGACTGAGCGGCATTGTCTGGGTGCATCACATGTATGCCAGCGGCACCCCCAGTTGGATGCGCATGATCTTCATGCTTACGACCATGGCGATCTCCGTGCCGACGGGTATTAAAGTATTTGCCTGGGTAGCGACACTCTGGGGCGGGAAGTTGCGCCTCGATACGCCCATGCTATTCGCGCTGGGCGGCATGCTGATGTTCGTATTTGCTGGCATCACTGGTATCATGCTGGCATCGGTGCCGATCGACATTCATGTCAACAACACCTATTTCGTGGTCGGTCACTTTCACTACGTGATTTACGGTGCGGTAGTGATGGGCCTGTACGCGGCACTCTATCACTGGTTCCCTAAAATGACCGGACGCATGTATTCCGAAGGATTGGGCAAACTCCATTTCGTCCTCACATTTATCGGTACGAACTTAAACTTCTTGCCCATGCATCCATTAGGATTGCAGGGAATGCCGCGTCGCGTTGCCTCCTACGATCCGGAATTTGCATTTTGGAACGTGCTTGCTAGCCTCGGTGCATTTCTACTGGGGATATCCACGCTGCCATTCATTCTAAATATGGTAAGTTCCTGGATTCGCGGCGAGAAAGCCCCATCCAACCCCTGGCGGGCGATCGGTTTGGAATGGCTGATTGCTTCGCCCCCATCAGTCGAAAATTTTGAAGAACTGCCCGTCGTGATTGCCCCACCCTATGGCTACGGCAAACAGGAACCCTTAGTAGCCAACCCTGACAAACTGGAGGTCGTTCATGAATCCCGCTGAAGTCGATATCGTTCAAACCGCAACGAGTTCCGTCCACGGAACGCACGGCCATGAAGAGGCCGACAACCGCATGTTTGGCTTCATTGTCTTTCTCCTTTCAGAAAGCGTTATCTTC comes from Pseudanabaena sp. PCC 6802 and encodes:
- a CDS encoding cytochrome c oxidase subunit II, with the translated sequence MKTRTILTLVAIAIALTAISLWMGQQSYSWFPPQASAESIEIDNLFSFLVSLGTFIFLGVAGTVIYSVLFQRAGKYDDSDGPHIEGNVTLEVVWTAIPICLVIWIAGYSYQIYDRMSILGPMEHVHMGMPAVEAAPLADSTSREPSIPAAEPKERIEVRARQWAWEFRYPDRRITSTELHLPVNRRIELALNSEDVLHGFFVPAFRIKQDVVPGRAIDFEFTPIREGTYRLRDSQYSGTYFAAMQTNVVVESPESYQQWLTDAANRTPATAYNQAFAEYRRAQESGTAGWKTVIPAPPPVVNYANSEESAS
- a CDS encoding type II toxin-antitoxin system RelE/ParE family toxin; the encoded protein is MFNGKNTQAARNTCPESIWKVAGRKLDQLNAATVVGDLRVPPKNRLEALVGDRKGQNSIRINDQYRICLVWTDAGADRVEITDYH
- a CDS encoding type II toxin-antitoxin system VapC family toxin; the protein is MNLYVLDTDHLSLYGRNHPKIVNRLRASQGQIATTAINVEEQLRGRLAQIDAARKNAKDVANLCMAYQLLVETMLLLSEFQVLQYNTDSYAIYQSLKANRLRVGAQDLRIASVALAHEGILLTRNIQDFEKIPNLAIQDWSV
- a CDS encoding DUF2231 domain-containing protein — its product is MNETAFDPLREIGANGLPYAIPIHPNLVHLTLGLFIVAIAFDIVGVLFPLEKPVFKFLAIPATRSNFFDVGWYNMLAAAIITFFTVAAGFYEIMLADPPANIKSDWGLKAMETMLWHGVGGVLLLAAIVAMTVWRGFQRFLWRKDLSRQVQWSYLLVGLGIFFLMFLHGTLGAQMASEFGVHISADRLLLLSKDSLLLSK
- a CDS encoding DUF2231 domain-containing protein yields the protein MFEYLPPLNDRNLPYPDTIHPIVVHFVIAMVLFAFICDAIGFFTRNPRLYEVSWWNLFFATISIFIAVIFGQIEAGLSDPYTAVAPVLNLHTLLGWSLSGIIAAATGWRYVIRSRDPKQLPIAYLGMGVLLTVLTCFQVYLGDELVWVYGLHTEAVVEATKGGVLQ
- a CDS encoding HigA family addiction module antitoxin codes for the protein MIRIPTHRLPTHPGEILLEEFIVPMGLTQREVAQAIHVPYQRLNEIINGRRGVTPSTALRLAKFFSTSADFWLNLQLCWDLHHAQQAENEALKAIAPYIA
- a CDS encoding type II toxin-antitoxin system HicB family antitoxin, whose protein sequence is MEYQVFVQNPGDRQFVASVLGMPTVYVEGTTEEEAIAKAKAVLESQLATGKFVPIQVDLPNFTDRSRFHLQYAGIFEDDPTFDDWMEKLANIRKEANTIEDP
- the ctaD gene encoding cytochrome c oxidase subunit I translates to MTNISVDAIAKLPGQPDAPHNWKRYFSFSTDHKVIGIQYIVTSFFFFLVGGLLAMIMRGELITPEADLVDRAVYNALFTMHGSIMLFLWTFPVLVGLSNYLVPLMIGARDMAFPRLNAVAFWMVPVLGTIMMASFLVPGGPSQSGWWAYPPVSLQNPTGNLINGQVLWILAVAISGISSIMGGINFVATIARMRAPGMTWFRMPVFVWTVLAAQIIQLFGLPALTAGAVMLLFDLTVGTSFFNPAKGGDPVLFQHFFWFYSHPAVYVIILPIFGVFSELFPVYARKPLFGYKVVAVSSVIITGLSGIVWVHHMYASGTPSWMRMIFMLTTMAISVPTGIKVFAWVATLWGGKLRLDTPMLFALGGMLMFVFAGITGIMLASVPIDIHVNNTYFVVGHFHYVIYGAVVMGLYAALYHWFPKMTGRMYSEGLGKLHFVLTFIGTNLNFLPMHPLGLQGMPRRVASYDPEFAFWNVLASLGAFLLGISTLPFILNMVSSWIRGEKAPSNPWRAIGLEWLIASPPSVENFEELPVVIAPPYGYGKQEPLVANPDKLEVVHESR